Sequence from the Candidatus Cloacimonadota bacterium genome:
TAGTCGATACTTAAATTGAAATATGTTTTCTAACGGGTCGGATTTAATATTAATAGCATTAACAGGACATATAGCAACACATTGGCTACAATCTATGCATTTAGCAGGATCAATAATTGCTTTTCCATCTCTTACTCTAATAGCTTCTGTCGGGCAAATCCGTACACATTTTGTACAGCCTACGCACTTATCTCTGTTCAATTCAACAGAGTGAAAGTATTCTTTCAACAGTTTTTTATTCTCAGACATTTTCATTGACCTCATAAAAGACAATAATTGCCAGATAAGTAGAACTGCCTTCAGCCGATCGGATATATAAGATATCACAATTTTTTTTGATATTAGGTAGTCCCAAACCAGCTCCAAATCCCATTTCACGAGCTAAATCATCGGCGGTGGAAAACCCGGGCTGCATAGCTTGTTCAATATCTGGGATCCCGGGACCTTTATCTTGGAAAACGATTAGTATATAATCCTGATAGATATGGGCTTGCACATAGCCACCATTAGAATGAGCAGTAACATTAATCTCTGCTTCATAACTTGCTACAGCCACTCTTCTGAGAATCTCAGGATTAACACCGAGTTTTTTTAGGAATAACTTGATTTCCGAAGATGCTTTCCCTGTTTTTACATAATCTTTAGCTTCTATAGTGAAATCAATCGTCATTTCAGCTTCAGGGGAGTTTTTGATTAATTCCTTTCCCTTTTCTTCCAGACCAGAGTTGCATGCCCAGTATTCATTCATACTTTTAGATTTTGCAGCTTCGAAGCCCATTATTGTATAAGATTCCACTGGATTTATAAAGGGTAAAAGCTGTAGATATCATTGGAAGATTACGTTCTTTAGCCATATCCATTATTTCTTGAGGTGGTTTTTTGCCTCTGACGAAAATGATGCCCAATAGGTCAATCATGTCTGATAAACGAACTATTTGAGGATTGGTCAAACCGGTTAGTAAGATAGTTGGTTCTTTCGTACACATTAAAATATCACTGATTAGATCTGATCCGAAAGCACAAGGAATTTCCTTCTCTAAGTGTATTTCGTCACATAGGATATCTGCCTCCAGTAGTTCAGCAATTTTTTTTAACTTCATATTGTCTATCCTTATTGGTTTTGATTGCTAAATTTCATTAGTTTGGTCTATAGTCAATTAAAATCGGTTAATAAATAGTCTCTATTCTAAGAGATTATTTTGAAGACAGTATTCAATTATCTGATAAAAATCTGAGCCATAATAATCAGCTAATTCATTGATGGTTTGCTTTTCAGGTTCGGAACAAGCATCATAAACTGCTACTACATGCATTCCAGCATTCTTACCTGCTTGAATACCTGCTAGAACATCCTCACATACTAAACAGTTTTCAGGATTGACTTTTAATTCTTCCGCCACTTTCAAAAAAATATCAGGATATGGCTT
This genomic interval carries:
- a CDS encoding anti-sigma regulatory factor, yielding MTIDFTIEAKDYVKTGKASSEIKLFLKKLGVNPEILRRVAVASYEAEINVTAHSNGGYVQAHIYQDYILIVFQDKGPGIPDIEQAMQPGFSTADDLAREMGFGAGLGLPNIKKNCDILYIRSAEGSSTYLAIIVFYEVNENV
- a CDS encoding transcriptional regulator, which translates into the protein MKLKKIAELLEADILCDEIHLEKEIPCAFGSDLISDILMCTKEPTILLTGLTNPQIVRLSDMIDLLGIIFVRGKKPPQEIMDMAKERNLPMISTAFTLYKSSGILYNNGLRSCKI